TCGGGTCGATCCTCGTCCATCATGTCTCGACCCTAGGCGTAACCAACTACTGACATCGATGCAAGTAACGCCTTTTCGGGCGCGAGGCACCATTCACCGCAAATTCAACTCGACTCGTGCAATTTGCCGATCGAATGACGGGTCGCAACCGTTGGCCCTTAAAGGAAAAAGCCCATGGCGAAGAGTTTGAAGCGTCCCTTTTCCATCGCACTCGGCGCGCTCGCCGCGACTACGCTCGGCGGCTGCTATTACGGCGATGTTTATGGGGCGAGCTATGCGTCTGGCGGCGATTGCGCCGCGCGCTATGGCGACGCCTATTACGACTATGACGGCTATGCTTATGGCGACGGCTACGGCTATGACTGTTACGACGCGTCGGACTATGGCAGCGGTTTCGTGAACATCGGCTTCGGTGGCGGCTGGTATGACGATTATTATTATCCCGGCTACGGCATGTGGATGTTCGACAATTACCGCAACCGCTATCCGCTCCGCGGCCAGTATCTCAACTATTGGGGTGGGCGCCGCGCCTGGTGGAAGCATCATGGCGGTCGCAAGGACTGGAAGCCCGGCCGGCCTGGCTGGCATCGCGGCGACCGCGACGGCAGGCCGGGCGACGGCCGCCCGGGCCGCCCCGGCGGCTGGCACCGCGGTGACCGCGACGACGACGGCCCGCGCGGCACGCGCCCGGGGCGTCCGGAAAGGCCGCCGGTCGCGGGCAATCCGGGACGTCCCGATCGCGGCCCCGGCGCGGTTCGCCCGCGCCCGGGCCGTGATATCTCCGCACCGTCGCCCGCGCCCTCGGCCCGGCCCGACCGTGGCCCGCGCCCGGCACCGGCGGTTCGCAGCGCGCCCGCACAGCGCGCGACATCGACGCCGCCGGCCGGCCGCTCACGCAGCGATCGCGCGAATAAAACTCGTCCCGACTGACCTCAGGCCGACGGTGCGGGCTGCGCCGCCGGACCATCCTTCACGCCCGCCGATACCACCGTCGCTGCGACCAGATCGCCAATGACATTGAGCGTCGTGCGGCACATGTCGAGGAAACGGTCGACGCCGAGGATCAAGCCGATTCCTTCGGGCGGCACGCCCACCGAGGCGAGGATCAGCGCAATCACGGGCAACGAACCCGCGGGCACGCCCGCGGTCCCGATCCCGCCGAGAATGCAGACGAGCATCACGACGATCTGCTGCTGAAGCGTCAGGTCGATACCGAAAAATTGCGCGAGGAAGATTACGGTCACCCCCTCGAACATCGCGGTGCCGTTCTGGTTCGCCGTCGCCCCTATGGTCAACACGAAGCGCGCGACCCGGTCGGGCAGGCGCAGCCGGTCGTGCGCGACGCGCAGCGCGGTCGGCAGCGTCGCGTTCGACGAGGCGGTCGCAAAGGCCATGACGAAGGCCTCCTGCGTCTCGCGGAAGAAGGCGACGGGCGATTTTCGGGCGAGCGTCTTGAGCAGCACGGGGAAAACGACGAACATCTGGAGCGCGAGCGCGAGCAGCACCACCCCGACGAACGCCGACAGGCGGATGATCAGATCCCAGCCGAATTGCGCGGCGAGGTTGAACATGAAGCAGAAGACGGCGATGGGCGCGAGTTGGATGACGAGGCCGATCAGCTTCATCACCACCTCGAACACCCCTTCGATCGCGGTCTTCAACGTCTCGGTGCGCGGCGTGCTCACCAGCATCAGCCCGATGCCGAAGAAAAGCGCAAAGAACATCACCGCGAGCACGTCGTTCGCGCCCATCGCGGCGAAGATATTGTCGGGGACGATCGCGACCACCGCGTCCATCCCGGATTTCGATTCGCCCGCGCGATCGGCGATCGCCTGCGCCCCCGCGGCGCCTTCCGCCATCAGCGAGCGCGCCAGCGCGGGATCGACCCCGGCGCCCGGCTGAAGCAGGTTGACAGCGAGAAGGCTGATGACAACCGATATCGTCGATACTGCGATCGTATAGACCAGCGTGCGCAAGCCGACCGATTTCAGCGCGCGCATCTCGCCCATTTCGGCGACCCCCACGATCAGCGCCGAAACGAGCAGCGGAATGACGAGCATGAAAAGCAGCCGCAGGAATATCTGCCCGAGCGGCCCCGTCACATAGGTGGTGACGGTTTCGACCCACGCCGCGTCCGGCGCGCCATAATGGACCGCCAGCCCAATGGCGAGGCCGGCGAGGAAGCCGACGAGCATTCGCCAGCGGAGCCGTCGGGCGCGCGCCTCGTCACGCTCGGCTTCGTCGATTGCCGCTGTTTCGGCCATGGCTCGGCTCCTTGCTCGCCCCCATGGGGCGGCCGGCAGCTCGCGCGCTAGGCGTTATCGGCCGCTGGCTTATTATCCCCCGCGTCATTCGTATCACGAAGATCGAGCCCGCGGGTTCCATGATGCGGCGTATGCGCAGGCGCATGCGGACGTTCGGCATCGGCGGGTTCGGGCACTTCGAGCATGCCTTCCCATTTGGTGATAACGCTCGTCGCCACCGCATTGCCGACGACATTGGTCGCGGTGCGGCCCATGTCGAGGAAATGGTCGATCGCGAAAACGAGCGCGACGCCCTCGACCGGCAGGTCGAACATCGCGAGCGTCGCGGTGATAACGACGAGGCTGGCGCGCGGCACCGCCGCGATACCCTTCGACGATACCATCAGCGTCAGCAGGATCAGTATCTGGGTGCCGATCGACAATTCGATGCCATAGGCCTGCGCGATGAAGATCGTCGCGAAGCTCGCGTACATCATCGACCCATCGAGGTTGAAGCTGTAACCGAGCGGCAGCACGAAGCCCGAGATGCGGCGCGGTACCCCGAACCGGTCGAGCTGTTCGAAGAGCTTCGGCATCGCGGCCTCGGAGGAGGCAGTGGAAAAGGCGATCAGCAGCGGTTCGCGGATGTAGCGGATCAGCTGAATGATGCGTCCGCGCAAAAAGATCGCGCCGGCGGCGAGCAACAGCACCCAGAGCAGCACGAGCGCGATGTAGAATTCGGTGAGCAGTTCGGCATAGGTCGCGAGGATGCCGAGACCCTGCTCTGCGACGACCTTGGCCAGCGCCCCGAACACCGCGAGCGGCGCGAGGCGCATGACATAACCGGTGATCTGCAGCATCAGTTCGGCGAGCGCCTCGGCGCCGCGCACCAGCGGCTTGCCCTTTTCGCCGAGTGCAGTCAGCCCGACGCCGGCGAAAAGCGAAAAGACGAGGATCTGAAGAACATTATTCTCCGCCATCGCGGCGATGACATTCTTGGGGAAGACATGTTCGATGAACTCGAACATATCGAGCTTCTTGACCTCGCCCACCGACTGGGCGGAGGCGGCCATGTCGATGCCGACGCCGGGCTGGAGCAGGTTGACCATGATCAGGCCAAGGCTGATCGAGATCAGGCTGGCGACGATGAACCAGGCGATCGCGCGCGTGCCGATGCGGCCGAGCGCCGAGCTGTCGCCCATATGCGCGATACCGGTGACGAGCGTGCCGAGGATCAGCGGCGCGACGAGCATCTTGATGAGGTTGAGGAAGATGGTGGCGAGCGTGCCGAAGCTGCGCAGCCAATATTCGAACGCCTGGCTGTCGGCGGGCACGGCGATGCGGACCGCATATCCCACCGCGATCCCGAGCACCATGCCCGCGAGAATATATAGTGTAAGCTTGCGGTCCATGCGGCCGTCCCCCGAAAATTCATTATTGGCGCGCCGTGACCGGCCGGATTCTCCGCCCCCTTTGACCGACCGCGAGCCGCAGCGTCAAGGGGGCTGGCAGTTCGGCCGCTATGCCGTCAGGTTATGAAGAAGGCGATCGCGAAACAGGTCGAAATGCCGGTGATGATGTTGAGCGGCACCCCGATCTTCACGAAATCGACGAAGCGATAATCGCCCGCGGCATAGACGATCGTGTTCGTCTGATAGCCGATCGGGGTCGCGAAGCAGGCCGACGCGCCGATCATCAGCGCGATCACCAGCGGACGCGGATCGACCCCGAGTTCGGCGGCGATCGCGAGTGTCACCGGCGTCATCAACGCCGCGACCGCATTGTTGCTGAGTAGTTCGGAGAGAATGAGTGCGAAGAAGTAGATGCCGAAGACGAGCACCCACATCGGCTGTCCTGCCAGCACCGGCTTGACCCAGCCGACCATCATTGCGACCGCCCCGCTCTGTTCGAGCGCGAGCCCGACCGCGAGCATCGCGAAGATCAGGACCAGCACGTCGCCGTCGATCGTGCCCCATGCTTCCTCGCTATCGATACAGCGCGTCACCAGGATCACGCCGATCGCGATGATCGCGGCGACACCGATCGACATGATATCGAGCGCGGCAAGCGCAACGACCGAAAACATGCACAGCATGGCGATCCACGCCTTGCCGCGGCGAAAGGCGCGCACCTTGGCCAGATCGGCGCCGATCAGGTGCGGATTGTCGCGCAGCGCCTCGACCTCGCCCGGACCACCAGCGACGAGCAGGCGGTCGGCGGGGCGGATACGCACGCTTGCAAGGTCGGGGCCCGGTTCGTGCGCCGGACGGTCGAGGCCGATGATCCGCGCGCGGACCTTTTGCAGGAAAGGAATGTCAACCAGTCGCTGACCGATCGCCGGGTGGTTCGACGCGATCATCGTCTCGACGACCATGTCATTCTGGTCCGGATCGCCGCTGCCGATGCCAAGCCGGAAACGCCCCTGCTCGCGCCAGGTCATCAAGGTCGCGCCATCGACGCGGAGGATGATCCGGTCGCCGGTTGCGAGCGTCCAATGCTCGAGTTCGGCGCCGTGGACGACCACCGAACCGCGGCGGACTCCGACGACACGGCCCGAGCGCGGCAGGTCGCGGAACGCCTCGACCGTCATGCCGACGAGATAATCATCCTCTTCCAGCACCAGCTCGGTCAGATATTGATGCGCGTCGTGCGTCCCGGCGGGCCCCTTGATCGGTTTGTCGGCCGGCAGCAGCCACCACATCAGCGCGAGGCCGATCATCCCCGATGCGGCGGTAACGAGGCCGATCGGTGTGATCTCGAAAATGCCAAAACGCTCCATCCCCGCCTGACGCACGATGCCGTCGACGACCAGGTTGGTGGATGTGCCGATCAAGGTCAGCGTGCCGCCGAGCACCGCGACGATCGACAGCGGCATGAGCAGCTTCTTGGCACTGACGCCTGTCACCTCCGCGAGCTTCATCATGATGGGGATGAGCACCACCACCACGGGCGTATTGTTTAGGAAAGCCGACGCGAAAAGCGCGCCGACCAGGACTTCGACGATCGCAAGCCGCGGGTGTTTCTCGGCACGCTTCATGATCGCATCGGCGACGCGCTGGATCACGCCGGTGCGGATGAGCGCACCCGACAACACGAACATCGCGCCGATGACGATCGGCGCCGAGTTCGAAAAAACCGAATAGAGCCCGTCGGCATCGAGGATGCCGAGCGCGAGGTAGGTGCAGGCGCCGAGGATCGCGATGACGGTCGCGGGCAGCCGTTCCATCAGAAAGCCGACGAACATCGCGGCGAGAATGAACAGCGACAGGACCGCCTGATGCGCCTCGATGAATGCCCGGATCGCTTCGATCATGTCAGCCGTTCTGCGCCCGGTGGAGCAATTTATGATCGGCGAGGACCAGCGCCATCATCGCCTCGACCACCGGTGCACCGCGAATACCCACACAAGGGTCGTGGCGGCCCTTGGTGACGATGTCGGTCGCTTCGCCTGCCTTGTTCACTGTCGGGACGGGCGTGAGAATCGAGCTGGTCGGCTTGAAGGCGACGCGCACGACGACCGGCTGGCCGGTCGAGATGCCACCGGCGATACCGCCAGCGTTGTTCGAGAGGAAATCGGGCCGATTGCTGCCATCGCTTGCGGGGCGCATCGGGTCGGCATTTTCTTCGCCGCGAAGGCGCGCCGCGTGGAAACCGGCGCCGATCTCGACGCCCTTCACCGCATTGATCCCCATCATCGCGGCGGCAAGGTCGCTGTCGAGCTTGGCATAGATCGGAGCCCCCCAGCCGGCGGGAACGCTGCTCGCCGCGCATTCGATGACGGCGCCGAGCGAACTGCCCGCCTTGCGCGCGGCATCCATCAATCCTTCCCAGCGCTGCGCCGCAGCGGGATCGGGACAGAAAAAGGGATTGCGATCAATTTCTTCGAGGTCAAAGTTGGCAGGATCGATCGCATCGCCGCCAATCTCGGCGACCCAGGCGTGGATCTGCACCTCGGGGATCACGAGCCGCGCGACCCCGCCCGCGGCGACGCGCGCCGCCGTCTCGCGCGCGCTCGACCGGCCACCGCCGCGATAGTCGCGAATGCCATATTTGGCGTCATAGGCGTAATCGGCGTGACCGGGGCGATAGGCCTGGGCGATCTCGCCATAATCCTTCGACCGCTGGTCGACATTCTCGATCATCAGGCTGATCGGCGTGCCCGTCGTCTTGCCCTCGAAGGTGCCCGACAGGATGCGCACCTGGTCGGGTTCCTGCCGCTGCGTGGTATGGCGCGACTGACCCGGACGGCGTTTGTCGAGAAAGGGCTGAATATCGGCTTCGGACAGCGACAGGCGCGGCGGACAGCCATCGACGACCGCGCCGAGCGCGGGGCCGTGGCTTTCCCCCCAAGTCGTGAAGCGAAGAACGCGTCCGAAGCTGTTGAAACTCATTGCCCTATCCCATCCGGCCAAACGCAGGCGCGTAATCCGCGCGTCCGCCTAGCGGCCAAGCCGCGCCCGAGTCCAGCATCATCGCCATGAAATGCGGCCCCGCGAAGGGCGATGCGAAGTGTGCAGCAAGATCGGGCGAATAACCGAAGCGCGGATAATAATCCGCATGGCCGAGAACGAAGCCGATGGCCACGCCCTGCGCGCGTAACTCTTCCAGCCCGGCACGGATCAGCGCGCCGCCTATGCCTTGTCCCTGCCGTTCGGGCGCGACCGAGACAGGCGCGAGGCCCGCGCCGGAAAGCGGCGTGCCGTCCGCCTCGACATCCATCCGGCTGAACAGCACATGCCCGGCGATCACGCCCTCCCGCTCGGCGACCAGCGATACCAGCGCATCGCCGTCGGCCTTGATCATCCGGACGAGCTCGGCTTCGCCCTGATGACCGAATTCGGTGCCGGCAAAGGCCGCGCGAATGACGTTGTCGATGGCTTCGGCATCCTCCGCGCGTGCGGGACGGATGACGGGGCCGTCAGGCAAGTGCGATGTCCGGGGCGTCTTCCTGCTTCATTCCGACCGTGTGGTAGCCCGCATCGACATGGTGCGTTTCGCCCGTCACCCCACTCGCAAGGTCGCTCAAAAGATAGAGCGCCGAGCCGCCCACGTCGCCGATCGTGACGTTGCGGCGCAGCGGGGCGTTAAATTCATTCCATTTGAGGATCAGGCGGAAGTCGCCGATTCCCGACGCCGCGAGCGTCTTGATCGGGCCCGCCGAGATCGCGTTCACGCGCACCCCCTGCGGACCATAATCATTGGCGAGATATTTGACGCTCGTCTCCAGCGCCGACTTGGCGACGCCCATGACATTGTAATGCGGGATGACCTTCTCGGCGCCATAATAGCTCAAGGTCAGCAGCGAACCGCCGCCCTTGCCCGTTTCGGGATCGAAGGGCGTCATCATCGCCGCCGCGCGCTGGGCGACCGCGGTGAAGCTGTAGACGCTGATATTCATCGTCATCAGAAAATCGTCGAGCGTCACATCGGCATAATGGCCGCGCAACGCTTCCTTGTTGGTATAGCCGATCGCGTGGACGACGAAGTCGATCGTCGGCCAGCGCGCGACAAGCGTCGCGAACGCCGCGTCGAGATTGTCCATGTCGGCGACATCGCAATCGATCAGGAAATCGCAGCCAAGCTCGTCGGCGAGCGGCTTCACACGCTTCAGCATCACATCGCCCTGATAGGAGATCGCGAGTTCGGCGCCGTGCGCGTGCAGTGCCTTGGCTATGCCCCAAGCGAGCGATTTGTCGTTCGCGAGGCCCATGATCAACCCGCGCTTGCCCTTCATCAGACCCGTCATTTTTCTTCTCCGGCCTTTTCCGATTCGACCATGATGTCGTCCACGCGCCCAATAGCGTCGTGGCCCAAATCCTCAACCTCGACGAGTGCGGCGTTGAGTTCGGCGCCCATCACCATACCCAATCCGACGAGGTAGAAAAAGAAAAGCGCGACCATCACACCCGCAAGGCTGCCGTAGGTTGCGTCGTAGCTGAGCAGGCTCGCGAGCAGCGGCGGCAGCGCGAGAGTGACCCCGATCCACCACAAGGTCGTGAACAGCGCGCCCGGCCATTTGGGGCATTTCTTGAGCCGCCGGTATTTCGACGGGGTCAGGCTGTAGAAGAGCATGTAGATCGCGAGGAACAACCCCGCGCCCGACACGCCGCGTGAGATCAGCACGACCCCCCACGCCTGATATTGCTCGGGCAGCACGCGGGTGACGAACTGTTCGATGCCGACGATCAGCACCTGCATACTGAACGACAACAGCATCAGAACGACCGCGCCGGTGATGATGCCGATCGACATCAGCCGGTAGTGGAAAAAGCCCTTCGAGAAATGCGTGCCGTATGCGCGGCGGAGGATGTCGCGCACCGTTTCGATCAGGCTTCCAACCGTCCACAGCGCGACGAGGGCGCCAAGCCACAGAAAGATACCGGTGCGCGCGGTCATCACCTCGCGGATCGGCCCCGACAGTGCCTTGGCGACCGTCGGCGGCATGGTGGAAAATACCGCCTCGACCGCCCGCTCGCCGCCGACGCTGCCGCCAAAGATCGACAGCGCGGCGGCGAGCAGGATAAAGAATGGAAAGAGCGCGATCAACGCGAGATAGGCGAGATTGCCGGCGTGGATGAAGCCGTCGGTATAGGTGCCGACAACGACACGGCGGACAATATGATAGGCGCGCGTGCCGGGACCGAGCTGTTCGCGCCCGCGCTCGATCAGCCCCTCGGCGCGAGTGCGCAGCTTGACACGCTTGGCGCGCTCGGCACGCGCTTCCGGCGAATGCGGCGAATGGCCCTCGGCCATAAATTCCTTGCCGACCTCGTCGGCGACCTCGCGCTCGAGCGCGGCGACGATCTTCTTTTCGTGGGTTTCAGCCACGCATCACACGCCGAGATCCGCCCGCACGTTCCGCGGATCGGTCCATTCGCTGAGCAGTGTGATCAGTGCCGCATCGTCGGCGGGCAGGTCGACCATCAGCCGCACGAGCTGGTCGCCGCGGCCGCCGCTTTTCTGACTAAAGCCCTTCCCCTTGAGGCGCATGACCTTGCCCGACGAGGAGCCAGCGGGGATCGACAGCATCACCGGGCCGTCGACCGTCGGCACCTTGATCTTCGCGCCCTTGACCGCCTCGTTCAGCGTCACCGGCAGGTCGAGCCGGATGTTGGCGCCCTCGCGCTCGTAGAAGGGATGGTCCTTGACGGTGATCGTGACGATGCCGTCGCCGGTGCCGCCCGGCCCCGCCTGCCCCTTTCCGGCGAGCCGCATCTGCGTTCCCGTCTCGACCCCGGCAGGTAGTTTCAGGTCGATCGTACCCCCGTCGGCAAGCGTGATACGCTGCGGCGCCTGCGTCGCGGCGTCGATAAAGGAGACCGACAGGCGATAAGCAACATTGGCGCCCTTTTGCGGCGGCGCGCTGCGTCCGCCGAAGCCGCCGAACGGCCCGCCACCGCCGCGCCCGCCGAACAGCCCTTCGAAAATGTCGCCGAAATCGGCACCCTCGTTGCCGAAACCGCCCTGCCCGCGCGGATCACCACGAAAGCCCCCTCCTCCGCCATAGCCGAAGGGCATGGCAGGATTGCCGTCGCCGTCGATCTCGCCGCGGTCATATTGCGCGCGCTTGGTCTTGTCGGACAAGAGGTCATACGCCTTGGTGACATCCGAGAATTTCTCCGACGCCTTCGGATTATCCTTGTTCTTGTCGGGATGCAGTTCCTTGGCGAGCTTGCGATAGGCGGACTTGATCTCCGCTTCGCTTGCAGTCTTCGCAACGCCCAGGGTGGAATAGGGATCGGCCATTTTGCTCCTGTAGCCCGATAAGTGACTGGCCGTGAAGGCCCATTGGTGCGCCATGTGGTAATGTGCCGGGGAACGGTCAAGTTCCACATAGATCCCGCTCGACCGCGAACGCAGCGCGCATTATGAACGCGCGCATGACGGACGATCCCTTTGCACTGTTCGACGGCTGGTTCGCCGAAGCGCGCACCAGCGAACCCAATGACGCCAATGCGATGGCGCTCGCCACGGCGACGCCGGACGGTCGGCCATCGCTGCGCATGGTGCTTTTGAAAGGTCATGGCCCCGACGGCTTCGTCTTCTATACCAATCTAGACAGCCGCAAGGGCGGCGAACTCGCTGCAAACGCCCATGTCGCCTTGCTCTTTCACTGGAAGTCGCTGCGCCGGCAGATTCGTATCGAGGGCATAGCGACCCCGGTCGACGATGCCACCGCCGACGCCTATTTCGCAACGCGTAGCCGCGACAGCCAGCTCGGCGCCTGGGCGAGCGACCAGTCGCGTCCGCTGGACCGCCGCGAAACCTTCGAGGCACGTTTCGCCGAGATGCAGGCGCGCTTCGACGGACAGGACGTGCCGCGTCCGCCGCGCTGGTCGGGCTGGCGCGTTAATCCTTCGGCTATCGAATTCTGGCAGGACCGGGCCCACCGTCTGCACGAACGCACGCTGTTCCGGCGCGCCGGCGACAGTTGGACGAGAGGATATCTGTATCCATGAGCGCCGCCCGCCGCCTTCCGATCACGCAGGTCGACGCCTTTGCCGACCGGCCCTTCACCGGCAACCCCGCGGCGGTGATGCCGCTCGAGGAATGGCTCGACGACGCGACCCTTCAGGCAATCGCGGCCGAGAATAATCTCGCCGAAACCGCATTCCTCGTGCCCGACGACAGCGACGAGGCCGATTACGAGTTGCGCTGGTTCACGCCGACGATCGAAGTCGCGCTCTGCGGCCACGCGACGCTGGCGAGCGGACATGTGCTGCTGTCGGCGGCGCAATGGCGGAGCGAAATGCGCTTTCGCACGCGCAAGGCCGGCATCTTGCAGGTCAGGCGTGACGGCGATGACGAAGGCTATCGAATGAAGTTGCCCGCTTATCGGACAGAATCGAAGCCGCTACCCGATATCGCGGACGCGATGGGCGGCGACGTCGTCGAAACGCTGTGGCACGAGGGCGGCTATGCGCTGATCGTCTATCGTAGCGCCGAAGAGGTCCGGACGCTGACGCCCGATCTCGCGACGCTCGGCAAAGGCGACATTCTCTATATCGCGACGGCACCCGGCGCCGGCGATCCGTCGGCCGCTGACGTAGTGAGCCGCGCCTTCGCGCCCGGCGCCGGCATCCCCGAGGATCCCGTTACCGGGTCGGCGCACAGCGTGCTGACGCCCTATTGGACGACGCGCCTCGGCCGCGACGCGTTCGCGGCCTATCAGGCGAGCGCGCGCGGCGGCCATGTCGGTTGTCGCCTTGATGGCGACATGGTCGAGCTTACGGGCAGCTGCGTCACCACTGTCGTGGGCGACTTTCTGCTATAAGCTTTCGGTCAGATCGGCGAGATGTCGCCGCAATTCGGGAAATTGCTCATCGGTCGTCACCCCGAGCCGGACGATCGTTACCCGCTGCGACGGCGAGACGATGATATATTGGCCCTGATGGCCGATGCAGGCGAAGAGGTCGTTCGGACCACGATCGGGCCATAGCGCCGGCGTGACGCCGGCAGGACGCTTGCGGTTCAGCCAGATATGGCCGCCATAGCCCGCATCATTCCGCGATGGCGTCAGCATGAAACGCATCCAGGTTTCGGGGAGCAGCCGCTGGCCGTTAACCACGCCGCGATTGCGCAGAAATTCGCCGAACCTTGCGTAATCCCGCGCGGTCGCGTGCATGATCGACCCGCCGATCATCGTGCCCTGCGCGTCGAACTCGGGGGTCAGGCTGGCCATGCCGAGCGGCTCGACCAGCCGTCCGCCGATAAAGTCGCGCATCGCATCGCGCCGCGCGTCGGGATTCGGTGACGGCGTCAGCGTGTCGGCGAGGATGTCCGAGAGGATGACGCTGGTCGCCGAGCTGTAGTTGAAGACCTCGCCCGGCTGCGCCGCCGCGGGTTTGGCTTCGGCAAAACCGGCCATGTCCGCCGCGCCGTCGCCGAATAGCATCGCGACCGTATCGCCCTGCCAGATCGGGTCGCCATTTTCGATATGCTCGAGTCCCGACGACATGTGCAACAGGTTGCGTAGCGTAATCGCACCGCGCGGATCGCCGCTGCGCTGCCACGCCCCCACCGGCGCCGGCCCGTCGAGCGACAATTGGCCGTCGGCGACGAGGAAGCCGGTGAGCACCGCGGTGATGCTTTTCGCCATCGACCAGCTGATCAGCTTGGTTTGGGGTCCGAAACCCGCGCCATAGCGTTCGTAAATCAACTCGCCGTCGCGGAGCACGAGCAGCGCGCGTGTCTCCCCGACACCGTCGGCATCGGCGAACAGCGCGTCGGCACGCGTCCTGATCGCGGCGGGCAAGGCGGGCGGCGCACGACGCGTGTCGGCCGAGGCCAGATCGTCCAGCGACACACCAAATCTGGGCGTCGGCGATGCGGGCGCCATATTGCCTTGCCCCGTCGCTTGGCCGAGCGACCAGACGCCGAGCATCGCAAGGGCGCCACTTGCCAGCAGCCGTTTTTTCGTGATCATGGTCTGGGTGAATAACATCAATCCGACCAACCCTTCAACGGGCGAGACGCCCACCCCTGCGCCGCCGCCCGCGGACGCGTCGCCGTCGCCGTCGCCGTCGCCGAAGAAACCCGGCCGCTGGGGCGGCTGCCTGCCTTGGGCGATCGTCGCCGCGGTGCTGCTTGCCGTCTTCACGATCTGGAAGTTCCCCTCTTTCAAAGCGCAGGCCGAGCTGGGATCGGCCTATGCCGCGCGTGTCGGTTGTTCGTGCCGCTATGTTCAGGGCCGCAGCATCGAAAGCTGTCAGAGCGATTTTGAGCCGGGGATGGAGATGGTGTCGCTCAGCGAAGATACGGCGACCAAGACCGTCAAAGGCAGCGTCCCGCTGCTCGCCTCGCGCAGCGCGCGCTATGCTGGGGCGAGCGGCTGTTTGATGCGACCCGAAAATTAGCGGCTGAAACTATGCGCGGCGAATGCAACCGCCGCGGGGGCGCCGAAGACGAGCAACCAGATCAGCGCTTCCTCTGCCCCGCCAGCAGCATGACGGCGGTGTGTGGCATCCCCTATTCCTCCCCGTTTGCCGGCAGAATAGCCGATCGGTGACGGCGTCGCCACTCGCCGGGCGACATGCCGACTTTGCTCCGGAAGGTCGCGCACAGATGGGCGTGGCTCGAAAATCCGGTGGCAAAGGCGATTTCGGCGATCGACAGCGGACGGTTCATCAAGAACCAGCAGGCGCGGCGCAGCCGCTGGCGCAGCACATATTGCGCCGGTGTGCGCCCGGTCACGCTGGCGAAATGAACGATCAGGCTGTTCGCTGACATGCCCGCCTCGGCCGCCATATCCTCCACCGTAAGCGGCGTTTCGAGCTGCGCCTGAATGAAGATCATCAATTGGTTGATCCGCTGAATCATGGCCGGGGATTCGGCGCGACCGATCATATGGTCCAGCGTCTTGGCCAGGATCGCAACGAGCGGACCGGCGGCGGAGGAATCGCCCGCCACGAGCGCGCGGACGAGTGCTGCAATCGCGAGGTCGTAATGTGCCGCGAGCGCCCGCGTATGGGGCGCAATCGAAAGCAGCGGCAGGGGAATCTCGACTTCGGTGTAGCGAACCGCGCCCCCTTTCGC
This DNA window, taken from Sphingopyxis sp. PAMC25046, encodes the following:
- a CDS encoding AraC family transcriptional regulator, which gives rise to MEVGGLRVASITDRIDGPSNWTIQRDVHALILYEAGSYHWLETWLGAMQTSLGDPLPGEMWLVPAGLVYRATAKGGAVRYTEVEIPLPLLSIAPHTRALAAHYDLAIAALVRALVAGDSSAAGPLVAILAKTLDHMIGRAESPAMIQRINQLMIFIQAQLETPLTVEDMAAEAGMSANSLIVHFASVTGRTPAQYVLRQRLRRACWFLMNRPLSIAEIAFATGFSSHAHLCATFRSKVGMSPGEWRRRHRSAILPANGEE